ATGTTCCGCTCATGTCTCTTATTTAGGTCAAAAGTACGAATTTTTAAATGTATCTAGGAATTCTGAGACCAATACAGGGGTAGGATAATCTTCCACATTTTCCATGGGTATGCCTTCGTCGAATTGCTCTTCCATCTCCACTATTAAAAACCTTGTAACCAAATGTTGGTGGGACAATTTATGAACTACCGGTTCTTCCTGCCAGAGCACAATGTCTTTGGGGTTTTTATTCTCCTGCGCAAGGGATGCATAGACTTCATCAGGTTCGAGTAATCTATCAGTTTCAATCATTGGAAATTCGTACAGGTGCTGCCAAATTCCTTTACCCAAACGTTTGTTGAGGAGGGTATTTCCCTTGTTATCCAAAAAAACGAGATAATTAAAATGTCGGATCTTCACCTTCCCTTTTTTGAGCTTCACCGGGAGTTTTGATACTCTGTTTTCTTCGAAGGCAATACATCCAGTATTTAAAGGACAGCCAGGGCAATCAGGGCTTTTTGGCTTGCATTGAAGAGCCCCAAATTCCATGATGGCCTGGTTGTAATCTGCAATCCGGGATTCATCCTTGACTTCTGTAGCCAATTTTTTAAAATATTTTATTCCATCAGTACTATTGATGGGCAGGTCGATTCCAAAATTACGGGCTAACACTCGGTAAACATTCCCGTCTACAACTGCTGTTGGTTCTCCGAAGCATATGGAAGCTATTGCACTGGCGGTATAATCTCCTATCCCCTTGAGTTTGATGATCTCGTCATAGGATTGCGGAAACTTGCCTTTATAGTCCCGGACAATGGTTTTAGCCGCTGCATGCATATTGCGAGCCCTCGAATAGTATCCCAGACCCTGCCAAAGGCGTAAGATTTCCTGTTCATCAGCTTCAGCTAATTCAAAAACACTCGGATAGTGAGAAATAAATTTTTTGTAATAGGGTAATCCTTGTGCTATCCGGGTTTGTTGCAGGATGATCTCAGATAGCCATATGCTGTAAGGGTCCTTGGTTTCTCTCCAGGGAAGTTCTCTCTTATTTTTTGAATACCAGTCGAGAAGGGTTTTAGAAAAATTGCTCATACAGAAAAAGTGACCGAAAGTACGCTTTTAAAGACTTAAAATTAGTTGATTAGGATAAAAGAATGAATAATATTTATATATTTGCAAGCCTGAAAAATAACAGTTTAAGTAAACATAAACATGACGAAAGCAGATATCGTATCTAAGATCTCAGAGAAACTGGGAATTGAAAAAGGTGATGTGCAAGCCACGGTTGAAACCTTTATGGAGGAAGTAAAATCATCTCTTGAAAACGGAGACAATGTGTACCTGAGAGGTTTTGGCAGTTTTATTATCAAAACACGTGCAGAAAAGACAGGCAGGAATATTTCTAAGAATACAACAATCAAAATACCTGCTCACAACATTCCGGCATTCAAACCCGCCAAGGT
This DNA window, taken from Muriicola soli, encodes the following:
- the mutY gene encoding A/G-specific adenine glycosylase: MSNFSKTLLDWYSKNKRELPWRETKDPYSIWLSEIILQQTRIAQGLPYYKKFISHYPSVFELAEADEQEILRLWQGLGYYSRARNMHAAAKTIVRDYKGKFPQSYDEIIKLKGIGDYTASAIASICFGEPTAVVDGNVYRVLARNFGIDLPINSTDGIKYFKKLATEVKDESRIADYNQAIMEFGALQCKPKSPDCPGCPLNTGCIAFEENRVSKLPVKLKKGKVKIRHFNYLVFLDNKGNTLLNKRLGKGIWQHLYEFPMIETDRLLEPDEVYASLAQENKNPKDIVLWQEEPVVHKLSHQHLVTRFLIVEMEEQFDEGIPMENVEDYPTPVLVSEFLDTFKNSYF
- a CDS encoding HU family DNA-binding protein — its product is MTKADIVSKISEKLGIEKGDVQATVETFMEEVKSSLENGDNVYLRGFGSFIIKTRAEKTGRNISKNTTIKIPAHNIPAFKPAKVFVEGVKSNVEVK